A window of Synechococcus sp. WH 8109 genomic DNA:
TCGGCTGCGCCGACGACGGTGGTGATAACGGACTTCATGATTAAGAAGAAGGGTGTTCAGGTGTGCAGAAAATCGATACCTGGCTCAGCTGATGGCGCTGATCACCATGTCGAAGTAGCTAGCAGCTTCACCAGACAGGCTGGCGCAATCACCAGAGGTGAGAGCCATCTTCTTGGGCTGGCTGTTGGTGTTGGTGATGAGGGCGCTAGCAGCGGCCTTCATGATGGCAACAGCACGTGCGGCGGATCCGGTGGGAACGCCCAGAGCGGCATAGGTCTCGCGGAGACCGTTCAGGCAGCGGTCCTGCAGCACGGAAGCGTCGCCGGCGAGCAGTGCGTAGGAGACGTAACGCAGAACGATCTCGCCATCACGCAGGCAAGCAGCCATCTTGCGGTTGGTGTACACACCACCGTTGGGGGCGGTCAGGCCGGTGTTCTCGCAGCAGATGCCGGCGACGGCGTCAGACACGATGCAGC
This region includes:
- a CDS encoding bleomycin hydrolase produces the protein MLDAFSRAAVSADSSGSFIGGGELASLKSFIADGNKRLDAVNAITSNASCIVSDAVAGICCENTGLTAPNGGVYTNRKMAACLRDGEIVLRYVSYALLAGDASVLQDRCLNGLRETYAALGVPTGSAARAVAIMKAAASALITNTNSQPKKMALTSGDCASLSGEAASYFDMVISAIS